In a genomic window of Akkermansia massiliensis:
- a CDS encoding ankyrin repeat domain-containing protein, producing the protein MNLNKLSVWAVGACLCAASISHAAAAGIDSYDAALKKVKEVKAALDPLKSKNRLKNWVNLGLQLEGLKKGSDVNGRDAMTWSPLAWAAYVGDKEIFDYLLSKGANPKAVDQYGISIFMRAVEGGNMDIVKYLMEECKYDANEKDREFGTTALMRAATCRRNDILAYLIDRKASVKARDKGGRNVLAYAADGRNMDGMEMLVAKGADLNGTDKEGHSILMKASERGCLDMVKYLVKKGAKVKGKTRHGKTALIYAAEGGYLDVAGFLVDHGADIKAKNKWGDTVLDIKTVDPAVKNYLHSKLKVK; encoded by the coding sequence ATGAATTTGAACAAACTCTCCGTTTGGGCGGTGGGCGCCTGCCTGTGTGCGGCTTCCATTTCTCACGCCGCTGCCGCTGGAATTGACTCTTACGATGCCGCTTTAAAGAAGGTAAAGGAAGTGAAGGCGGCCCTCGACCCCTTAAAGTCAAAAAACAGGCTGAAGAACTGGGTGAATCTCGGGTTGCAGCTGGAAGGCTTGAAAAAGGGAAGCGACGTGAATGGCAGGGACGCGATGACCTGGTCTCCACTCGCCTGGGCGGCGTATGTGGGAGATAAGGAGATTTTTGATTACCTGCTGTCCAAAGGCGCCAACCCCAAGGCTGTGGACCAGTACGGCATTTCCATTTTCATGAGAGCCGTGGAAGGGGGCAATATGGACATTGTCAAGTATTTGATGGAAGAATGCAAATATGACGCCAATGAAAAGGACCGGGAATTCGGCACGACCGCCCTGATGAGAGCCGCAACGTGCAGGCGCAATGACATTCTTGCCTACTTGATTGACAGGAAAGCCAGCGTGAAAGCCAGGGACAAGGGAGGCCGGAATGTGCTGGCGTATGCCGCTGATGGCCGGAATATGGATGGAATGGAAATGCTGGTGGCTAAAGGAGCGGATTTGAATGGCACGGACAAGGAAGGCCACTCCATTTTGATGAAGGCTTCCGAGCGGGGATGCCTGGATATGGTCAAGTACCTCGTCAAAAAGGGAGCCAAGGTAAAGGGAAAGACCAGGCATGGAAAAACCGCGCTGATCTATGCCGCGGAGGGCGGTTATCTGGACGTGGCGGGATTTCTGGTGGATCACGGAGCGGACATTAAGGCAAAAAATAAATGGGGTGATACGGTGCTGGATATCAAAACGGTGGATCCTGCGGTTAAGAACTATTTACATTCAAAGCTTAAAGTGAAATAG
- a CDS encoding MarR family winged helix-turn-helix transcriptional regulator: MSSISEEANKLADFILFTQRSCILNLSSELNEGKVSYPQFFLLTYLASEDFLSMSSIALKMGHSTAAATGMVDKLQEMGYLKRMSAAKDRRKIMVAITQEGRDLVDRMRQNIVRDLAALMAGADPDARQTLADTGKSIRKRRLA; the protein is encoded by the coding sequence ATGAGCTCCATTTCCGAAGAAGCAAACAAGCTGGCGGATTTCATCCTGTTCACGCAACGTTCCTGCATTCTGAATCTTTCTTCAGAATTGAATGAGGGCAAGGTTTCCTATCCCCAGTTTTTCCTGCTGACCTACCTGGCCAGCGAGGACTTCCTGAGCATGTCCAGCATTGCCCTGAAGATGGGGCATTCCACGGCGGCGGCCACCGGCATGGTGGACAAACTTCAGGAGATGGGCTATCTGAAACGCATGAGCGCGGCCAAGGACCGCCGCAAAATCATGGTCGCCATCACCCAGGAAGGGCGCGACCTGGTGGACCGCATGCGCCAGAATATCGTCCGGGACCTGGCCGCCCTGATGGCCGGAGCGGACCCCGACGCACGGCAGACGCTTGCCGATACCGGAAAATCCATCAGGAAGCGCCGCCTGGCCTGA
- a CDS encoding polysaccharide biosynthesis/export family protein, whose protein sequence is MMINRPSLFSPGIFRLASLAVCSLLLASCVNPKEVLYIQDITGETRQDIVTKYQTTIQKDDQLYISVSSKQPELTTPFIMAEMGNSISNNTGNSRPKGYLVDDEGYIVLPVIGKMKAARKTCSQLAHDISAKLRNSDYIKDASVNVQIMNFKFSVLGEVNNPGSYQVDGQRVTIFDAISRAGDLNIDGNRDIVLIREMERDRKIVKLDLRSKSIFSSPYYYIRQNDIIYVTPSDRKINMRSESAQYYAWGLSGLSLLIAVIAISL, encoded by the coding sequence ATGATGATAAACCGCCCCTCTCTTTTTTCTCCCGGAATTTTCCGGCTGGCCTCCCTGGCTGTCTGCTCCCTGCTGCTGGCCTCCTGCGTCAATCCGAAAGAGGTTCTCTATATCCAGGACATTACGGGTGAGACCCGGCAGGATATAGTCACCAAATACCAGACGACTATTCAAAAAGACGATCAGCTTTATATTTCCGTCAGCAGCAAGCAGCCGGAACTGACTACCCCCTTCATCATGGCGGAAATGGGCAATTCCATCTCCAACAACACCGGCAATTCGCGGCCCAAAGGGTACCTGGTGGACGACGAGGGATATATTGTCCTGCCGGTCATCGGGAAGATGAAGGCCGCCCGGAAGACGTGTTCCCAGCTTGCCCACGACATTTCCGCAAAGCTCCGCAACAGTGATTACATCAAGGATGCTTCCGTCAATGTCCAGATCATGAACTTCAAATTTTCCGTTCTGGGAGAGGTGAATAATCCCGGCTCCTACCAGGTGGACGGTCAGCGCGTCACCATTTTTGACGCCATCAGCCGGGCGGGAGATTTGAATATCGACGGCAACCGGGACATCGTGCTGATCCGGGAAATGGAGCGTGACCGGAAGATCGTCAAGCTGGACCTGCGCAGCAAGTCCATTTTCTCCTCTCCTTATTACTATATCCGGCAGAATGATATTATTTATGTCACTCCGTCAGACCGCAAGATCAACATGAGGAGCGAAAGCGCCCAGTATTACGCCTGGGGCCTTTCGGGCCTGTCCCTGCTTATCGCCGTCATCGCCATCAGCCTGTAA
- a CDS encoding GNAT family N-acetyltransferase, which translates to MNIKIRSAAREDVQKTSALYDDFFACNAAQLPENCVAATETGDCPNPVIESGSGDIMIAERDDAVIGFVHVEENAPPPYPSVVPHKYACIIDFFVMRGCRRNGTGRLLLDKVKRWTKSRNQEYLELMVWENNGSGRRFYEREHFTTASRTMRLDV; encoded by the coding sequence ATGAACATCAAGATAAGGTCGGCTGCAAGGGAGGATGTCCAAAAAACAAGCGCTCTATACGATGATTTTTTTGCCTGTAATGCTGCCCAGCTACCGGAAAATTGCGTTGCGGCAACTGAAACGGGAGATTGCCCGAATCCTGTGATTGAAAGCGGCAGCGGCGATATCATGATCGCGGAAAGAGACGATGCCGTTATCGGATTCGTGCATGTTGAAGAAAACGCGCCACCTCCCTATCCTTCCGTAGTTCCTCATAAATATGCCTGCATCATAGACTTTTTCGTCATGCGGGGATGCAGGAGGAATGGAACAGGACGCCTGCTTTTGGATAAAGTCAAACGCTGGACAAAATCACGAAACCAGGAATACCTGGAACTCATGGTATGGGAGAATAACGGCAGCGGCAGAAGATTTTACGAGCGTGAACATTTTACAACAGCATCCCGGACAATGCGCCTGGACGTGTAA
- a CDS encoding L,D-transpeptidase, giving the protein MTTLSSPMAAPSIRIDLSRQELVLEESGNILLRCPVSSGKAGTGHEEGSGKTPTGHFRVCQKIGDGEPEDTIFISRLPAGRYPAAIPESLDEHSDFILTRILWLDGLEPHNANTRSRYIYIHGTNDTDLLGAPASHGCIRLSPRDMLDLFALAEEGMDVFIQC; this is encoded by the coding sequence GTGACAACTCTTTCCTCCCCCATGGCCGCCCCTTCCATACGCATTGACCTGTCCCGCCAGGAGCTGGTGCTGGAAGAATCCGGAAACATCCTGCTCCGGTGCCCCGTTTCCAGCGGAAAAGCTGGCACGGGCCATGAAGAGGGCTCCGGAAAAACGCCCACCGGACATTTCCGCGTCTGCCAAAAAATCGGGGACGGAGAGCCGGAGGACACCATTTTCATCTCACGCCTTCCGGCAGGCCGCTACCCCGCCGCCATCCCGGAAAGCCTGGATGAACATTCGGACTTTATCCTGACGCGCATCCTGTGGCTGGACGGCCTGGAACCGCACAACGCCAACACGCGGAGCCGCTACATCTACATCCACGGCACCAATGATACGGACCTGCTGGGCGCCCCGGCCTCCCATGGCTGCATCCGCCTTTCCCCCCGCGACATGCTGGATCTTTTTGCCCTGGCGGAAGAGGGGATGGACGTGTTCATTCAGTGCTAA
- a CDS encoding low molecular weight protein arginine phosphatase, which translates to MTQRKHILFICTGNTCRSPMAEGLFRKLSAHHPEWRAGSAGTSAWHGQEASPETLHILQAHGVNLSCHESRPVTEELMENATDVYAMTESHLAALLANFPEHADKIRLVTCYTDNRSIADPIGCGQAAYNSVARQLTAAIQAIIARMEQQA; encoded by the coding sequence ATGACACAGCGCAAGCACATCCTTTTCATCTGCACCGGCAACACCTGCCGCAGCCCCATGGCGGAAGGCCTGTTCCGGAAGCTTTCAGCGCATCATCCGGAATGGCGCGCCGGTTCCGCGGGAACTTCCGCATGGCACGGGCAGGAGGCCAGCCCGGAAACGCTCCACATCCTCCAGGCGCACGGCGTCAACCTCTCCTGCCATGAAAGCCGCCCCGTCACGGAAGAACTGATGGAAAACGCCACGGACGTCTATGCCATGACGGAGAGCCACCTGGCCGCCCTGCTTGCCAATTTCCCCGAGCATGCGGACAAGATCAGGCTGGTCACCTGCTACACGGACAACCGCAGCATTGCGGACCCCATCGGCTGCGGTCAGGCTGCCTACAACAGCGTGGCGCGGCAGTTGACAGCCGCCATCCAGGCCATCATCGCCCGGATGGAACAGCAAGCGTGA
- the trpB gene encoding tryptophan synthase subunit beta: MDLHTYLRNFPDAQGRFGEYGGVYLPDELVPAFEEITEAYQTIAHSAQFINELRRIRKQFQGRPTPVYHCERLSRHLGTSQIYLKREDLNHTGAHKLNHCMGEGLLAKYMGKKRIIAETGAGQHGVALATAAAFFGLECEIHMGAVDIAKQAPNVTRMKILGAKVVPVTHGLQSLKEAVDSAFDSYLNSYQDSIYCIGSVVGPHPFPQMVRDFQMCIGVEAREQFMEMTGLLPDAVCACVGGGSNSMGMFTAFLGDPLDIYGVEPLGKGPRLGDHSASISYGSRGVLHGFESIMLQDEDGNPGPVHSVASGLDYPSVGPEHAYLHDIGRVNYVTATDEEAVDAFFKLSRYEGIIPALESSHAIAYAMKWARENRGGAILVNCSGRGDKDVDYVVEHYGYGEDRQFPS, from the coding sequence ATGGATCTCCATACCTATTTACGCAATTTTCCGGACGCCCAGGGCCGTTTTGGCGAATACGGCGGCGTTTACCTGCCGGACGAGCTTGTTCCCGCCTTTGAAGAAATTACGGAAGCCTACCAGACGATAGCCCACTCCGCCCAGTTCATCAATGAACTGCGCCGCATCCGCAAGCAGTTCCAGGGACGCCCCACCCCGGTTTACCACTGCGAACGCCTTTCCCGCCACCTGGGCACTTCCCAGATTTACCTGAAACGGGAAGACCTGAACCATACGGGCGCCCACAAGCTCAACCACTGCATGGGTGAAGGCCTTCTCGCCAAATACATGGGCAAGAAACGCATCATTGCGGAAACGGGCGCCGGGCAGCATGGCGTGGCCCTGGCTACGGCTGCCGCCTTCTTCGGCCTGGAGTGTGAGATTCACATGGGAGCGGTGGACATTGCCAAGCAGGCCCCCAACGTCACCCGCATGAAAATCCTGGGCGCCAAGGTGGTGCCCGTCACGCACGGCCTCCAGAGCCTGAAGGAAGCCGTGGATTCCGCCTTTGATTCCTACCTGAACAGTTATCAGGATTCCATTTACTGCATCGGTTCCGTGGTAGGCCCCCACCCCTTCCCGCAGATGGTGCGCGATTTCCAGATGTGCATCGGCGTGGAAGCCAGGGAGCAGTTCATGGAAATGACGGGGCTTCTTCCGGACGCGGTGTGCGCCTGCGTGGGCGGCGGCAGCAATTCCATGGGCATGTTCACCGCCTTCCTGGGAGACCCGCTGGATATTTACGGCGTGGAACCGCTCGGCAAGGGGCCCAGGCTCGGGGATCATTCCGCCTCCATCTCCTACGGGAGCAGGGGCGTCCTGCACGGGTTCGAGAGCATCATGCTCCAGGACGAGGACGGCAATCCGGGACCGGTCCATTCCGTGGCCAGCGGGCTGGATTATCCTTCCGTGGGTCCGGAACACGCCTACCTGCACGACATCGGCCGCGTGAATTACGTTACCGCCACGGATGAGGAAGCCGTAGACGCCTTCTTCAAGCTTTCCCGCTATGAAGGAATTATTCCCGCCCTGGAAAGCTCCCACGCCATCGCCTACGCCATGAAGTGGGCCCGGGAAAACAGAGGAGGCGCTATCCTGGTCAACTGCTCCGGCCGCGGAGACAAGGATGTGGATTACGTCGTGGAGCATTACGGCTACGGGGAAGACCGCCAGTTCCCCTCCTGA
- a CDS encoding CHASE2 domain-containing protein: MTLTPRFLLVLSLFQISLGLGWILGYVFLPPTIFCYERAAERSLAGEYRTVRPEGLNAESSIVLQPYDYFNKGQTAQLPVVSLHRESSLNSFAAYPPNPMDYTVLFRHLYEQGARNVYVMAPMAWEEEPDSIVKAAVGYELDRFRHKALGRQMSESSRHAPLPPDWKGLVIPAANIVGKTDLFPRADRLVGEAPQLTTAAPALGTVVENNELFSPSPENRVSPPLFIRWGEEIIPTLPLAAALNALDLKPGDVRIIPGDTLFLGGKRSVPLDKYGRIPLAEHSSPTMLDTKEVIVPVMSGLRPPDTTAVRKLLSSADAVLVSEPSALSDTPDAQALLAAQTIRTLMGALAPAPAVLIPVAPVWVQWVIVLDVLLLAVWALRFQRRGRFIIWGLCILAAPVIAWYLFSVHDTWFPVMTPVAAVLCVVLAGCLFPWLSPPSRDADEEEEEDAGAPPPEGNGAGHVLPPDNLYQEPNEVPIPHHSKREHPDS; encoded by the coding sequence ATGACGCTGACCCCCAGATTCCTGCTTGTGCTGTCCCTGTTCCAGATTTCCCTGGGGCTGGGCTGGATTCTGGGGTACGTGTTTCTTCCGCCCACCATTTTCTGTTATGAGCGGGCGGCGGAACGTTCCCTGGCAGGAGAGTACCGGACCGTGCGCCCGGAAGGTCTGAATGCGGAAAGCAGCATCGTCCTCCAGCCTTACGATTATTTCAACAAGGGGCAGACGGCCCAGCTTCCCGTGGTTTCCCTGCACCGGGAATCCTCCCTGAACAGCTTTGCCGCCTATCCTCCCAATCCCATGGATTACACGGTGCTGTTCCGCCACCTGTACGAGCAGGGGGCCAGGAATGTTTACGTGATGGCTCCCATGGCCTGGGAGGAAGAGCCGGACAGCATCGTCAAGGCCGCCGTGGGGTATGAGCTGGACCGCTTCCGCCACAAGGCGCTGGGACGGCAGATGAGCGAGTCCTCCCGCCACGCCCCCCTCCCGCCGGACTGGAAAGGCCTGGTTATTCCCGCTGCCAACATCGTGGGAAAGACGGACCTGTTCCCGCGCGCGGACAGGCTGGTGGGGGAAGCTCCGCAACTGACCACGGCAGCCCCCGCCCTGGGAACCGTCGTGGAAAACAACGAACTGTTTTCCCCCTCCCCGGAGAACAGGGTTTCTCCGCCGCTTTTCATCCGCTGGGGTGAGGAGATCATCCCCACCCTTCCGCTGGCCGCCGCCCTGAACGCGCTGGACCTGAAACCCGGCGACGTGAGAATCATTCCGGGCGACACCCTTTTCCTGGGCGGCAAGCGTTCCGTTCCGCTGGACAAATACGGCCGCATTCCTCTGGCGGAACACAGCAGCCCCACCATGCTGGACACCAAGGAGGTGATCGTCCCCGTCATGTCCGGCCTGCGGCCGCCGGATACCACCGCCGTCAGAAAACTGCTTTCTTCCGCGGACGCGGTTCTCGTTTCCGAACCGTCCGCCCTTTCCGACACGCCGGACGCACAGGCCCTCCTGGCGGCGCAAACCATCCGCACCCTCATGGGGGCGCTGGCTCCGGCCCCGGCCGTCCTGATTCCGGTAGCCCCCGTATGGGTGCAGTGGGTCATCGTGCTGGACGTCCTGCTCCTGGCAGTCTGGGCCCTCCGTTTCCAGCGCCGGGGGCGTTTCATCATCTGGGGGCTCTGCATCCTGGCGGCCCCGGTCATCGCGTGGTACCTGTTTTCCGTCCATGACACCTGGTTCCCCGTCATGACGCCCGTGGCGGCGGTGCTGTGCGTAGTGCTGGCGGGCTGCCTGTTCCCCTGGCTTTCCCCCCCCTCCCGCGATGCGGACGAAGAGGAGGAGGAAGACGCCGGAGCCCCCCCGCCGGAGGGGAATGGAGCCGGGCACGTGCTCCCCCCGGACAACCTGTACCAGGAACCCAACGAGGTGCCTATCCCCCACCATTCCAAAAGAGAACATCCCGACTCATGA
- a CDS encoding aminoglycoside phosphotransferase family protein: MKELSSLVQRSFHVVPREEDFHTLALGASGRTIVRIRLGSRTCIGIRWGNDRADNDSFIPADRHLHAHGVNVPEIYDYEPLGAGCGAALVEDLGDASLLAFRGESWPSLRLRYIRAMEQLHLLHSCPFPEEFPLQPAFDEALYRWEQSYFAEHLLGAHLGLETDSFLNHPALEELAQFLASLPECPVHRDSQSQNVHIHAGKTWLIDFQGMRGGRPEYDLASLVYDGYARLEPEQAEELLREWEKISGQPLDDRIFRACALQRLMQMLGAYANIGHNQGKTWYLAQIPAGLEHLRKLLPGSTLAEPLAAMLA; encoded by the coding sequence ATGAAAGAATTGTCCAGCCTGGTTCAACGGAGTTTCCACGTCGTTCCGCGGGAAGAGGATTTCCATACCTTGGCTTTGGGCGCGTCCGGCCGCACCATCGTCCGCATCCGCCTCGGCTCCCGCACATGCATCGGCATCCGGTGGGGCAATGACCGCGCGGATAATGATTCCTTCATCCCCGCGGACCGGCACCTGCACGCCCACGGCGTGAACGTGCCGGAGATTTACGACTACGAACCGCTCGGCGCCGGCTGCGGGGCTGCGCTGGTGGAAGACCTGGGAGACGCCAGCCTGCTGGCCTTCCGGGGAGAGTCCTGGCCCTCCCTGCGCCTGCGCTACATCCGGGCCATGGAGCAGCTCCATCTGCTTCACTCCTGCCCGTTTCCGGAGGAGTTCCCCCTCCAGCCCGCCTTTGACGAAGCCCTGTACCGCTGGGAGCAGTCCTATTTTGCGGAACACCTGCTGGGGGCCCACCTGGGGCTGGAAACGGATTCCTTCCTGAACCATCCGGCCCTGGAAGAGCTGGCGCAATTCCTGGCCTCCCTTCCGGAATGCCCCGTGCACCGGGACAGCCAGTCCCAGAACGTGCACATCCACGCGGGTAAGACCTGGCTGATCGATTTCCAGGGCATGCGCGGCGGACGCCCGGAGTATGACCTAGCCTCCCTGGTTTATGACGGCTATGCCCGTCTGGAACCGGAGCAGGCGGAGGAATTGCTCAGGGAGTGGGAAAAGATTTCAGGGCAACCCCTGGATGACCGCATCTTCCGCGCCTGCGCCCTGCAACGGCTCATGCAGATGCTGGGCGCCTACGCCAACATCGGCCACAACCAGGGAAAAACCTGGTATCTGGCCCAGATTCCCGCCGGGCTGGAACACCTGCGGAAGCTTCTGCCCGGCTCCACGCTTGCAGAACCGCTGGCGGCCATGCTAGCATGA
- a CDS encoding SanA/YdcF family protein, with protein sequence MGKHLDRGWNRKGRIAVFILKAAGGAFLALALLSAGAEWYIASASGGRVFEHSADVPVRAPALVLGCSPAFMGGPNGYFYNRMDTAAELWRAGKATVFVVSGDNSSHAYNEPEWMKQALVERGVPEDRIVCDFAGLRTLDSVVRMKEVFGVSTMIVVSQEFHNERALAIAAHEEMDAWAVSAPDVPNRSSRIKSWFRERAARVWMMLDLWLWGREPRFLGEPVAVPEVKGEK encoded by the coding sequence ATGGGAAAGCATTTGGACCGTGGCTGGAACAGGAAGGGCAGGATAGCCGTTTTCATTTTGAAAGCGGCGGGAGGCGCCTTTCTGGCGCTGGCCTTGTTGTCGGCGGGAGCGGAGTGGTACATAGCTTCCGCTTCCGGAGGCAGGGTTTTTGAGCATTCCGCGGATGTTCCCGTTCGCGCGCCTGCCCTGGTGCTGGGGTGCTCCCCTGCGTTCATGGGAGGCCCCAACGGGTATTTCTATAATAGAATGGATACGGCGGCGGAACTTTGGAGGGCCGGGAAGGCGACGGTTTTTGTCGTTTCCGGGGACAATAGCTCCCACGCCTACAATGAACCGGAATGGATGAAGCAGGCCCTGGTGGAGCGCGGCGTTCCGGAGGACCGGATTGTGTGTGACTTTGCGGGGCTGCGGACGCTGGATTCCGTCGTGAGGATGAAGGAGGTCTTTGGCGTTTCAACCATGATCGTCGTTTCCCAGGAATTTCACAATGAACGCGCCCTGGCCATCGCTGCACATGAGGAAATGGACGCGTGGGCCGTCAGCGCCCCGGATGTTCCCAACCGCAGTTCACGCATTAAAAGCTGGTTCAGGGAGCGCGCGGCGCGCGTATGGATGATGCTGGACTTGTGGCTGTGGGGGCGTGAACCCCGGTTCCTGGGGGAACCCGTGGCAGTGCCGGAAGTAAAAGGGGAAAAATGA
- a CDS encoding ferritin, protein MISTTMATALNEQIKWEMYSANLYLAMSAYLQDAGLTGFAHWMRVQYQEETAHALKFYDFLLARGGQFTMLSIDAPAASWSNILEMFEETLSHEQEVTRRINDLVRLSKEEKDFATDIFLHWFVSEQVEEEETVKDIISKLRMIKGEGQGMLLMDKELAARTFTPPPAN, encoded by the coding sequence ATGATCAGTACAACAATGGCAACCGCTCTTAATGAGCAAATCAAATGGGAAATGTATTCAGCCAACCTTTACCTGGCCATGTCCGCCTACCTGCAGGACGCCGGCCTGACGGGGTTCGCCCACTGGATGCGCGTCCAGTACCAGGAAGAAACCGCCCATGCCTTGAAATTTTACGATTTCCTTCTGGCGCGCGGAGGCCAGTTTACCATGTTGTCCATCGATGCCCCGGCCGCGAGCTGGTCCAACATTCTGGAAATGTTTGAAGAAACGCTGTCCCACGAACAGGAGGTCACGCGCCGCATCAATGACCTGGTCCGCCTCTCCAAGGAGGAAAAGGACTTCGCTACGGATATTTTCCTGCACTGGTTTGTCAGTGAACAGGTGGAAGAGGAAGAAACCGTCAAGGACATCATCAGCAAACTGCGCATGATCAAGGGAGAAGGCCAGGGAATGCTGCTCATGGACAAGGAGCTGGCGGCCCGCACCTTTACCCCTCCCCCCGCCAATTAA
- a CDS encoding sugar transferase, translated as MYKFFGKRVLDIAISLWTLIIVSPLLAVISIILLVHTRKSPFFFQTRVGYRGKLFRVFKFKTLTDARDSEGLLLPDDLRSFPLGTFLRRYSLDELPQLVNIIKGDMSIVGPRPWIPDQLDVFPGRCRMARCSVRPGLTGMAQVYGRNGIPFYRRLCYDIVYARNVSLFMDARIVFQTVVRLLAHKDVRQCEDAFRNISGSMLIRNDLSVPMPFPSKQEES; from the coding sequence ATGTATAAGTTTTTTGGAAAACGCGTATTGGATATTGCCATATCCTTATGGACATTGATAATCGTATCGCCTCTTCTGGCCGTTATATCCATAATACTCCTGGTTCATACGCGGAAGTCTCCGTTTTTTTTCCAGACGCGTGTGGGGTACCGCGGGAAATTGTTCAGGGTTTTTAAATTCAAGACCCTGACGGATGCCCGTGATTCGGAGGGGCTCCTGCTTCCGGATGACTTGAGGTCTTTTCCGCTGGGAACTTTTTTACGCCGCTATTCCCTGGATGAACTGCCCCAGCTGGTCAACATTATCAAGGGAGACATGTCCATTGTAGGCCCCCGGCCATGGATTCCGGATCAGCTGGATGTTTTTCCCGGCCGCTGCCGCATGGCGCGCTGTTCCGTCCGGCCCGGATTGACCGGCATGGCCCAGGTATACGGAAGGAACGGAATCCCGTTCTACAGGCGGTTGTGCTACGACATCGTTTACGCCCGGAATGTGTCCCTGTTCATGGACGCCAGGATCGTTTTCCAAACCGTTGTCCGGTTGCTGGCCCATAAGGACGTCCGGCAGTGCGAGGACGCTTTCAGGAATATCTCGGGCAGCATGCTCATCAGGAACGATCTTTCCGTGCCTATGCCTTTTCCGTCCAAGCAGGAAGAATCCTGA
- a CDS encoding NUDIX hydrolase N-terminal domain-containing protein, with protein sequence MDDAGETVRNALPPQWLEWAVELQFMAQAGITYAKDPYDLERFQRLREIAAEIMSAKSGLDMGTVRGLFCSETGFQTPKMDTRAAIFREGKILLVKEKGSGLWSMPGGWVDVNQSVRDNTIKEVREEAGLEVEAVRLIALHDRNRHNPPPYAYGVCKVFVLCEEKGGSFQPNLETSESRWFGRDELPPMALEKNTPEQALLCFDAADDPCWNPVFD encoded by the coding sequence ATGGATGACGCTGGTGAAACGGTCCGTAATGCGCTGCCTCCGCAATGGCTGGAATGGGCGGTGGAACTTCAGTTTATGGCCCAGGCGGGGATAACGTATGCGAAAGACCCCTATGATCTGGAGCGTTTCCAGCGGTTGAGGGAAATCGCCGCGGAAATCATGAGCGCCAAATCCGGGCTGGATATGGGTACGGTCCGGGGGCTGTTTTGCAGTGAGACCGGATTTCAAACGCCGAAAATGGATACCCGCGCGGCTATTTTCCGGGAAGGTAAAATATTGCTGGTGAAAGAAAAAGGTTCCGGCTTGTGGTCCATGCCGGGCGGCTGGGTGGATGTGAACCAGTCCGTGCGGGATAACACGATCAAGGAAGTGCGGGAAGAAGCCGGACTGGAAGTGGAAGCGGTACGGCTGATAGCCCTGCATGACCGCAACAGGCACAACCCTCCCCCCTATGCGTACGGGGTTTGCAAGGTCTTTGTATTATGTGAAGAAAAGGGCGGCTCCTTCCAGCCCAATCTGGAAACGTCTGAAAGCCGCTGGTTCGGACGGGATGAACTGCCTCCCATGGCTTTGGAAAAGAACACGCCGGAACAGGCGCTGCTGTGCTTTGATGCGGCGGACGATCCCTGCTGGAATCCCGTGTTTGATTAA
- a CDS encoding RidA family protein has protein sequence MDKIRQRLSDLGYAIYDAPAPVGSYVQCVRTGNLLHLSGGISVNGEDKYFGKVGQDLTVEEGQAAARAAVLNRLAVIVQAVGSLEKVSRIVAVNGFVNAGPDFYDHPKVLNGASDLLVEAFGEIGRHSRTAVGVSALPLNVAVEISMVVEVCG, from the coding sequence ATGGATAAAATACGTCAACGCCTTTCCGATCTTGGTTACGCCATTTACGATGCGCCCGCGCCCGTGGGTTCCTACGTGCAATGCGTGCGTACGGGCAACCTGCTTCACCTCTCCGGCGGCATCTCCGTGAACGGGGAGGACAAATACTTCGGCAAGGTAGGGCAGGACTTGACGGTGGAAGAAGGGCAGGCCGCCGCGCGAGCCGCCGTTCTGAACCGCCTGGCCGTCATCGTGCAGGCCGTGGGCTCCCTGGAAAAGGTTTCCCGCATTGTGGCCGTGAACGGATTTGTGAATGCCGGCCCGGATTTCTACGACCATCCCAAGGTGCTGAACGGCGCGTCCGACCTGCTGGTGGAAGCCTTTGGCGAAATCGGCCGCCACAGCCGCACGGCCGTGGGCGTGTCCGCCCTGCCGCTCAACGTGGCGGTGGAAATAAGCATGGTTGTGGAAGTCTGCGGCTAG